A single Eleginops maclovinus isolate JMC-PN-2008 ecotype Puerto Natales chromosome 5, JC_Emac_rtc_rv5, whole genome shotgun sequence DNA region contains:
- the anp32b gene encoding acidic leucine-rich nuclear phosphoprotein 32 family member B isoform X3, with amino-acid sequence MDMKKRIHLELRNRTPSDVRELVLDNCRSVEGKIEGLTAEFVNLEFLSLINVGLMSVSNLPKLGKLKKLELSDNRISGGLDVLAEKLPNLTHLNLSGNKLKDISTLEPLKKLDNLKSLDLFNCEVTNLNDYRESVFKLLPQLTYLDGYDLEDREASDSDGEVDGEGVDDDDDEEGEEEEDEDGEEEEEDEEEDEDEDEEEVEGEEDDDEVSGEDEEEDFVQGGEVDDEDDDDDDDDEDEAAKGEKRKRDPEDEDDDDDDEDDD; translated from the exons ATGGACATGAAAAAGAGGATCCACTTGGAGCTAAGAAACAGGACACCGTCTGAT GTACGAGAACTTGTCCTGGACAATTGTCGATCAGTTGAAGGAAAGATCGAAGGCCTCACAGCTGAGTTTGTCAACCTGGAGTTCCTCAGTTTGATAAATGTTGGCTTAATGTCTGTCTCCAACCTGCCTAAACTAGGAAAACTCAAAAAG CTGGAGTTGAGCGACAACAGAATCAGCGGAGGCCTTGATGTTTTAGCAGAGAAACTTCCCAACCTTACACATCTAAACCTGAGTGGCAACAAATTGAAAGACATCAGCACATTGGAACCATTG AAAAAGCTGGATAACCTGAAGAGTTTGGACCTGTTCAACTGTGAAGTGACAAACTTgaacgactacagagagagtgtgttcaAGCTGCTGCCACAACTCACCTATCTGGATGGGTATGATCTGGAGGACAGGGAAGCTTCCGACTCTGACGGAGAGGTGGACGGAGAAGGCGtagacgatgatgatgatgaag agggagaggaggaggaagatgaggacggagaggaggaggaggaagatgaggaggaggatgaggatgaagacgaggaggaggtagaaggagaagaggatgatgatgaggtCAGCGGAGAAGATgag GAGGAAGACTTTGTTCAAGGGGGAGAAGtggatgatgaagatgacgacgatgatgatgatgatgaagacg AAGCCGCGAAAGGCGAGAAGAGAAAGCGGGACCCAGAAGATGAGGACGACGATGACGATGATGAAGACGACGATTAA
- the trmo gene encoding tRNA (adenine(37)-N6)-methyltransferase isoform X1: MSPLCDCCGEHVNKLNQQITVMRKEIKNLRQMLDSAVRAHRKHMISIQSAVANIGLSEPDKDQTSQPLPSAAASPHALEQGNIQTVPIGYISSCFSVKNGTPRQPTICGPSRAELRIQQSVFNNPEHALVGLEQYSHVWIIFLFHKNGHLSYKAKVKPPRLNGQKVGVYSTRSPHRPNALGLTLARLDKIDGDTVHLSEIDMIAGTPVLDIKPYIPDYDSPDSRLDKEHCDPTTDQKTDAHSDLTSERNDDEALGSLHTRDRSEAGIPVGDSSQSVSSQVSLHKNIHHVLDEVRAYVTQGELCQLSCASEDQVSDSPKTEAPESTVEHPCYGEEAYSTIAGWIREPPVSSLQVRFTPQAQEELAHFIPTHLSESDRPRFKFLRSTEEAAAAIRGVLSADPRSVYRRTRCRDRLFFFTLDSADITCWFGQGFAEVLQVRPLEQKVVSV; encoded by the exons ATGAGTCCTCTGTGTGACTGCTGCGGTGAGCACGTTAATAAACTGAACCAGCAAATAACAGTGATGAGAAAAGAGATCAAGAACTTGAG GCAGATGTTGGACAGTGCAGTTAGAGCTCATCGTAAACACATGATATCCATTCAGTCTGCTGTGGCAAATATTGGACTCAGTGAGCCTGATAAAGACCAGACATCACAACCACTgccttcagcagcagcatcaccaCATGCATTAGAGCAAG GAAACATCCAGACTGTCCCTATTGGTTACATCAGttcctgtttttctgtaaaGAATGGTACACCCAGACAGCCCACCATCTGTGGCCCCTCAAGAGCCGAACTACGCATCCAACAGAGCGTCTTCAATAACCCGGAGCACGCTCTGGTGGGCCTGGAGCAGTACTCCCATGTCTG GAtcatctttctctttcacaaaaaTGGGCACTTGAGTTACAAAGCCAAAGTGAAGCCTCCCAGACTGAACGGTCAGAAAGTTGGGGTGTACTCGACACGCAGTCCCCACCGACCAAATGCCTTGGGCCTAACTCTAGCTAGACTTGATAAAATTGACG GTGACACCGTACATCTGTCAGAAATTGACATGATTGCTGGAACCCCGGTCCTTGATATCAAACCTTACATCCCAGACTACGACTCCCCCGACTCAAGGCTGGACAAAGAGCATTGTGATCCAACCACAGACCAAAAAACAGATGCTCATTCAGACCTAACAAGTGAAAGAAATGACGACGAAGCCTTGGGAAGTCTCCACACCCGAGATAGATCTGAAGCTGGTATTCCTGTTGGAGATTCCTCTCAGTCAGTCAGTTCTCAGGTTTCCCTTCACAAAAACATCCACCATGTGCTAGATGAGGTCAGGGCTTATGTGACCCAAGGGGAACTCTGCCAGCTGAGTTGTGCAAGTGAGGATCAAGTTTCAGACTCTCCCAAAACTGAAGCGCCAGAGTCGACGGTGGAACACCCCTGCTATGGAGAGGAAGCCTACAGTACCATCGCTGGCTGGATCAGAGAGCCTCCTGTCAGCAGTCTGCAGGTGCGCTTCACTCCTCAGGCTCAGGAAGAGTTAGCCCACTTCATTCCCACACACCTGTCAG AAAGCGACAGACCCAGGTTCAAGTTTCTTCGCAGTACAGAGGAGGCTGCTGCCGCCATCAGAGGCGTTCTTTCTGCAGACCCGCGGTCCGTCTACAGAAGGACACGCTGCAGAGACAGACTCTTCTTCTTCACCCTGGACTCAGCTGACATCACCTGCTGGTTCGGACAAGGCTTTGCTGAGGTGCTGCAGGTCCGACCTCTTGAGCAAAAAGTTGTCTCAGTGTGA
- the anp32b gene encoding acidic leucine-rich nuclear phosphoprotein 32 family member B isoform X2, whose amino-acid sequence MDMKKRIHLELRNRTPSDVRELVLDNCRSVEGKIEGLTAEFVNLEFLSLINVGLMSVSNLPKLGKLKKLELSDNRISGGLDVLAEKLPNLTHLNLSGNKLKDISTLEPLKKLDNLKSLDLFNCEVTNLNDYRESVFKLLPQLTYLDGYDLEDREASDSDGEVDGEGVDDDDDEEGEEEEDEDGEEEEEDEEEDEDEDEEEVEGEEDDDEVSGEDEEEDFVQGGEVDDEDDDDDDDDEDAEAAKGEKRKRDPEDEDDDDDDEDDD is encoded by the exons ATGGACATGAAAAAGAGGATCCACTTGGAGCTAAGAAACAGGACACCGTCTGAT GTACGAGAACTTGTCCTGGACAATTGTCGATCAGTTGAAGGAAAGATCGAAGGCCTCACAGCTGAGTTTGTCAACCTGGAGTTCCTCAGTTTGATAAATGTTGGCTTAATGTCTGTCTCCAACCTGCCTAAACTAGGAAAACTCAAAAAG CTGGAGTTGAGCGACAACAGAATCAGCGGAGGCCTTGATGTTTTAGCAGAGAAACTTCCCAACCTTACACATCTAAACCTGAGTGGCAACAAATTGAAAGACATCAGCACATTGGAACCATTG AAAAAGCTGGATAACCTGAAGAGTTTGGACCTGTTCAACTGTGAAGTGACAAACTTgaacgactacagagagagtgtgttcaAGCTGCTGCCACAACTCACCTATCTGGATGGGTATGATCTGGAGGACAGGGAAGCTTCCGACTCTGACGGAGAGGTGGACGGAGAAGGCGtagacgatgatgatgatgaag agggagaggaggaggaagatgaggacggagaggaggaggaggaagatgaggaggaggatgaggatgaagacgaggaggaggtagaaggagaagaggatgatgatgaggtCAGCGGAGAAGATgag GAGGAAGACTTTGTTCAAGGGGGAGAAGtggatgatgaagatgacgacgatgatgatgatgatgaagacg CAGAAGCCGCGAAAGGCGAGAAGAGAAAGCGGGACCCAGAAGATGAGGACGACGATGACGATGATGAAGACGACGATTAA
- the anp32b gene encoding acidic leucine-rich nuclear phosphoprotein 32 family member B isoform X1 → MDMKKRIHLELRNRTPSDVRELVLDNCRSVEGKIEGLTAEFVNLEFLSLINVGLMSVSNLPKLGKLKKLELSDNRISGGLDVLAEKLPNLTHLNLSGNKLKDISTLEPLKKLDNLKSLDLFNCEVTNLNDYRESVFKLLPQLTYLDGYDLEDREASDSDGEVDGEGVDDDDDEEGEEEEDEDGEEEEEDEEEDEDEDEEEVEGEEDDDEVSGEDEEEDFVQGGEVDDEDDDDDDDDEDEAEAAKGEKRKRDPEDEDDDDDDEDDD, encoded by the exons ATGGACATGAAAAAGAGGATCCACTTGGAGCTAAGAAACAGGACACCGTCTGAT GTACGAGAACTTGTCCTGGACAATTGTCGATCAGTTGAAGGAAAGATCGAAGGCCTCACAGCTGAGTTTGTCAACCTGGAGTTCCTCAGTTTGATAAATGTTGGCTTAATGTCTGTCTCCAACCTGCCTAAACTAGGAAAACTCAAAAAG CTGGAGTTGAGCGACAACAGAATCAGCGGAGGCCTTGATGTTTTAGCAGAGAAACTTCCCAACCTTACACATCTAAACCTGAGTGGCAACAAATTGAAAGACATCAGCACATTGGAACCATTG AAAAAGCTGGATAACCTGAAGAGTTTGGACCTGTTCAACTGTGAAGTGACAAACTTgaacgactacagagagagtgtgttcaAGCTGCTGCCACAACTCACCTATCTGGATGGGTATGATCTGGAGGACAGGGAAGCTTCCGACTCTGACGGAGAGGTGGACGGAGAAGGCGtagacgatgatgatgatgaag agggagaggaggaggaagatgaggacggagaggaggaggaggaagatgaggaggaggatgaggatgaagacgaggaggaggtagaaggagaagaggatgatgatgaggtCAGCGGAGAAGATgag GAGGAAGACTTTGTTCAAGGGGGAGAAGtggatgatgaagatgacgacgatgatgatgatgatgaagacg AAGCAGAAGCCGCGAAAGGCGAGAAGAGAAAGCGGGACCCAGAAGATGAGGACGACGATGACGATGATGAAGACGACGATTAA
- the hemgn gene encoding protein enabled homolog isoform X2 → MEETLQQEREESENINQNEEQGGIRRRLRDRDLLRKRKAEAEEKETNQVESQRKRPRVVSGTKRRGRPKKSELTPERPIIQEEATGPQEAPAVVVVPEPAEVIQVQAPGSLLAVESQPSSCFAPPDPLPVFGDIQNPVFGPSPTHPTPVIPTPALFSPSPPAPAPSKIPDMAPIPVQDLTPVPEAVPVPVPAPVIILDPFPAAQESQVREAIDQIHVEDVGPDEETDIHSSQDKIAEEDLIEPVSINVPEQNEMFSIPTLSSTPPPQKYFP, encoded by the exons atggaggagacattgcaacaagagagagaagagtCAGAAAATATTAATCAGAATGAGGAACAAG GTGGGATCCGTCGCCGGTTACGGGACAGGGATCTTCtgaggaaaagaaaagctgAAGCAGAAGAGAAAGAGACTAACCA GGTGGAGAGCCAGAGGAAAAGACCCAGGGTTGTGAGTGGcacaaagaggagagggaggcccAAGAAGAGTGAGCTCACGCCGGAGAGACCTATCATTCAGGAGGAGGCGACAGGGCCTCAGGAAGCTCCTGCAGTAGTGGTGGTGCCTGAACCGGCTGAGGTCATCCAAGTTCAAGCACCAGGATCTCTTCTAGCTGTGGAATCACAACCTTCATCTTGCTTTGCTCCCCCTGATCCTCTACCAGTGTTTGGAGACATCCAAAATCCTGTCTTTGGTCCTTCTCCGACTCATCCAACCCCAGTTATCCCGACTCCAGCTCTTTTTTCACCTTCacctcctgctccagctccCTCTAAAATCCCTGATATGGCTCCAATCCCTGTCCAAGATTTGACTCCGGTTCCAGAAGCTGTTCCAGTCCCAGTCCCAGCACCAGTCATAATCCTAGACCCCTTTCCAGCTGCACAAGAGTCACAAGTGAGGGAGGCCATTGACCAGATCCATGTTGAAGACGTGGGCCCAGATGAGGAGACAGACATCCACTCATCTCAAGACAAAATAGCTGAGGAAG atttgattGAGCCAGTGTCCATCAACGTCCCTGAACAAAACGAAATGTTCTCAATTCCCACCTTGTCCTCGACACCTCCTCCACAAAAATATTTCccatga
- the trmo gene encoding tRNA (adenine(37)-N6)-methyltransferase isoform X2, whose protein sequence is MSPLCDCCGEHVNKLNQQITVMRKEIKNLRQMLDSAVRAHRKHMISIQSAVANIGLSEPDKDQTSQPLPSAAASPHALEQGNIQTVPIGYISSCFSVKNGTPRQPTICGPSRAELRIQQSVFNNPEHALVGLEQYSHVWIIFLFHKNGHLSYKAKVKPPRLNGQKVGVYSTRSPHRPNALGLTLARLDKIDGDTVHLSEIDMIAGTPVLDIKPYIPDYDSPDSRLDKEHCDPTTDQKTDAHSDLTSERNDDEALGSLHTRDRSEAGIPVGDSSQSVSSQVSLHKNIHHVLDEVRAYVTQGELCQLSCASEDQVSDSPKTEAPESTVEHPCYGEEAYSTIAGWIREPPVSSLQVRFTPQAQEELAHFIPTHLSGAVGKSMDMNVIQNQNQLNWQSMFTISRNVVSLNSS, encoded by the exons ATGAGTCCTCTGTGTGACTGCTGCGGTGAGCACGTTAATAAACTGAACCAGCAAATAACAGTGATGAGAAAAGAGATCAAGAACTTGAG GCAGATGTTGGACAGTGCAGTTAGAGCTCATCGTAAACACATGATATCCATTCAGTCTGCTGTGGCAAATATTGGACTCAGTGAGCCTGATAAAGACCAGACATCACAACCACTgccttcagcagcagcatcaccaCATGCATTAGAGCAAG GAAACATCCAGACTGTCCCTATTGGTTACATCAGttcctgtttttctgtaaaGAATGGTACACCCAGACAGCCCACCATCTGTGGCCCCTCAAGAGCCGAACTACGCATCCAACAGAGCGTCTTCAATAACCCGGAGCACGCTCTGGTGGGCCTGGAGCAGTACTCCCATGTCTG GAtcatctttctctttcacaaaaaTGGGCACTTGAGTTACAAAGCCAAAGTGAAGCCTCCCAGACTGAACGGTCAGAAAGTTGGGGTGTACTCGACACGCAGTCCCCACCGACCAAATGCCTTGGGCCTAACTCTAGCTAGACTTGATAAAATTGACG GTGACACCGTACATCTGTCAGAAATTGACATGATTGCTGGAACCCCGGTCCTTGATATCAAACCTTACATCCCAGACTACGACTCCCCCGACTCAAGGCTGGACAAAGAGCATTGTGATCCAACCACAGACCAAAAAACAGATGCTCATTCAGACCTAACAAGTGAAAGAAATGACGACGAAGCCTTGGGAAGTCTCCACACCCGAGATAGATCTGAAGCTGGTATTCCTGTTGGAGATTCCTCTCAGTCAGTCAGTTCTCAGGTTTCCCTTCACAAAAACATCCACCATGTGCTAGATGAGGTCAGGGCTTATGTGACCCAAGGGGAACTCTGCCAGCTGAGTTGTGCAAGTGAGGATCAAGTTTCAGACTCTCCCAAAACTGAAGCGCCAGAGTCGACGGTGGAACACCCCTGCTATGGAGAGGAAGCCTACAGTACCATCGCTGGCTGGATCAGAGAGCCTCCTGTCAGCAGTCTGCAGGTGCGCTTCACTCCTCAGGCTCAGGAAGAGTTAGCCCACTTCATTCCCACACACCTGTCAG GTGCTGTTGGGAAATCAATGGATATGAATGTCattcaaaatcagaatcagCTTAACTGGCAAAGTATGTTCACAATTTCAAGAAATGTTGTCTCTTTAAATAGTTCATAA
- the hemgn gene encoding cyclin-dependent kinase inhibitor 1C isoform X1 yields the protein MEETLQQEREESENINQNEEQGGIRRRLRDRDLLRKRKAEAEEKETNQWVLGVESQRKRPRVVSGTKRRGRPKKSELTPERPIIQEEATGPQEAPAVVVVPEPAEVIQVQAPGSLLAVESQPSSCFAPPDPLPVFGDIQNPVFGPSPTHPTPVIPTPALFSPSPPAPAPSKIPDMAPIPVQDLTPVPEAVPVPVPAPVIILDPFPAAQESQVREAIDQIHVEDVGPDEETDIHSSQDKIAEEDLIEPVSINVPEQNEMFSIPTLSSTPPPQKYFP from the exons atggaggagacattgcaacaagagagagaagagtCAGAAAATATTAATCAGAATGAGGAACAAG GTGGGATCCGTCGCCGGTTACGGGACAGGGATCTTCtgaggaaaagaaaagctgAAGCAGAAGAGAAAGAGACTAACCAGTGGGTTTTAGG GGTGGAGAGCCAGAGGAAAAGACCCAGGGTTGTGAGTGGcacaaagaggagagggaggcccAAGAAGAGTGAGCTCACGCCGGAGAGACCTATCATTCAGGAGGAGGCGACAGGGCCTCAGGAAGCTCCTGCAGTAGTGGTGGTGCCTGAACCGGCTGAGGTCATCCAAGTTCAAGCACCAGGATCTCTTCTAGCTGTGGAATCACAACCTTCATCTTGCTTTGCTCCCCCTGATCCTCTACCAGTGTTTGGAGACATCCAAAATCCTGTCTTTGGTCCTTCTCCGACTCATCCAACCCCAGTTATCCCGACTCCAGCTCTTTTTTCACCTTCacctcctgctccagctccCTCTAAAATCCCTGATATGGCTCCAATCCCTGTCCAAGATTTGACTCCGGTTCCAGAAGCTGTTCCAGTCCCAGTCCCAGCACCAGTCATAATCCTAGACCCCTTTCCAGCTGCACAAGAGTCACAAGTGAGGGAGGCCATTGACCAGATCCATGTTGAAGACGTGGGCCCAGATGAGGAGACAGACATCCACTCATCTCAAGACAAAATAGCTGAGGAAG atttgattGAGCCAGTGTCCATCAACGTCCCTGAACAAAACGAAATGTTCTCAATTCCCACCTTGTCCTCGACACCTCCTCCACAAAAATATTTCccatga